Proteins encoded by one window of bacterium:
- a CDS encoding ATPase gives MICRSCVLTSSTPGITFDEEGTCNHCRDFTPVKFKGEDALLDIIDRNRGKGRYDAVVTLSGGRDSTYTLLKAVRDYKLKVLAFNYKNPFTHPVATENIQRVKKQLGVDLIQFDLPSDWHRRSMRHNLVSWLKKPSLAMVPMMCVACKVMWKPVLKIAKDNGIRMAFSGSNPYELNKFKRVLLGISAKSSAAYYYTAYIFGLAREVAGNVRYMAPEVIPPTMLGYLYSGPEAPFVKLSGMGLSKITLFDYLPWNETIVLSRIRNELGWRHPPDSVTTWRFDCEVDDLKNYIYLELLGVTEKDDFYSNLMRAGLMTRDEALKRVKRENHVDLKRIKKILNDVGISFNAFSQTLEQYKKETRKQV, from the coding sequence ATGATTTGTAGAAGCTGCGTGTTAACTTCCTCAACTCCAGGTATTACGTTTGACGAAGAAGGTACTTGCAACCACTGCAGAGATTTCACTCCTGTTAAATTCAAGGGTGAAGATGCTCTTTTGGATATTATCGACCGAAACCGCGGGAAAGGACGTTATGATGCCGTCGTTACATTATCGGGAGGAAGAGACAGTACTTACACATTACTTAAAGCAGTACGTGACTATAAGCTTAAAGTGTTGGCCTTCAATTACAAAAACCCATTTACACACCCCGTTGCGACTGAAAACATTCAACGTGTAAAAAAACAACTCGGTGTCGATCTCATCCAATTCGATTTACCTTCGGATTGGCACCGCCGCTCAATGCGTCATAATCTTGTCTCCTGGCTCAAAAAACCTTCTCTTGCTATGGTCCCAATGATGTGTGTCGCATGCAAGGTTATGTGGAAACCCGTTCTCAAGATAGCAAAAGACAACGGGATAAGAATGGCCTTTTCGGGCTCTAATCCTTACGAACTCAACAAATTCAAAAGAGTACTTTTAGGAATCAGTGCAAAATCATCAGCCGCTTATTATTACACAGCATATATCTTCGGACTAGCCCGTGAGGTTGCGGGAAATGTACGTTACATGGCACCTGAGGTAATCCCACCAACTATGTTAGGATACCTTTACTCTGGTCCTGAGGCTCCTTTTGTTAAACTTTCAGGCATGGGTCTTTCGAAAATAACGCTATTCGATTATCTTCCTTGGAACGAAACTATTGTTCTAAGCAGGATACGTAATGAATTAGGATGGAGACATCCTCCAGATTCGGTTACAACGTGGCGTTTTGACTGTGAAGTGGACGATCTCAAAAATTATATCTATCTTGAATTACTAGGTGTCACCGAAAAAGACGATTTCTACAGTAATTTGATGAGGGCAGGTTTAATGACAAGAGATGAAGCTTTGAAGCGAGTCAAGCGAGAAAATCATGTGGATCTAAAAAGAATAAAGAAAATTCTCAATGACGTCGGTATTTCTTTTAATGCCTTTTCTCAAACTCTTGAGCAATATAAAAAGGAAACACGAAAACAAGTCTAA